The proteins below are encoded in one region of Alistipes indistinctus YIT 12060:
- the panB gene encoding 3-methyl-2-oxobutanoate hydroxymethyltransferase: MSTDSKTRVVTTYRLAEMKARGEKISMLTAYDYSMARIVESAGVDVILVGDSAANVMAGHETTLPITLDQMIYHARSVTRAVKRALVVVDMPFGTYQGNSKEALSSAIRIMKETEADAIKLEGGEEVLESVGRILSAGIPVMGHLGLTPQSIHKYGTYTVRAKEEAEAQKLLRDAHLLEEAGCFGIVLEKIPAALGARVAGELRIPLIGIGAGNSVDGQVLVIHDMLGITTEFSPRFLRRYADLHTQMMAGIQNYVADVKSGAFPNEQEQY, encoded by the coding sequence ATGTCAACCGATAGCAAAACCAGGGTGGTCACCACCTACCGCCTCGCCGAAATGAAGGCCCGGGGCGAGAAAATCTCGATGCTCACCGCATACGACTATTCGATGGCCCGCATCGTCGAAAGTGCCGGCGTGGACGTGATCCTCGTCGGGGATTCGGCGGCCAACGTAATGGCCGGGCACGAAACGACGCTGCCCATCACGCTCGACCAGATGATTTACCATGCCCGCAGCGTCACCCGTGCGGTCAAACGTGCACTGGTGGTGGTCGACATGCCGTTCGGCACCTATCAGGGCAATTCGAAAGAGGCGCTCTCATCGGCCATCCGCATCATGAAGGAGACCGAAGCGGATGCGATCAAGCTCGAAGGCGGCGAGGAGGTGCTCGAATCGGTGGGCCGTATCCTATCGGCCGGAATCCCGGTCATGGGACACCTCGGGCTGACGCCGCAGTCGATCCACAAATACGGCACTTACACCGTGCGCGCCAAAGAGGAAGCCGAAGCGCAGAAGTTGCTCCGCGATGCGCACCTGCTCGAAGAGGCGGGCTGTTTCGGCATCGTACTCGAAAAAATTCCGGCGGCGCTGGGTGCGCGGGTTGCCGGCGAACTCCGGATTCCGCTGATCGGGATCGGGGCAGGAAACAGCGTAGACGGACAAGTGCTCGTGATCCACGACATGCTGGGCATCACCACCGAATTCTCACCCCGCTTCCTGCGGCGTTACGCCGACCTTCACACGCAAATGATGGCCGGCATCCAAAATTACGTCGCCGATGTCAAAAGCGGAGCATTCCCGAACGAACAGGAACAGTATTAG
- a CDS encoding RNA methyltransferase, translated as MQKIPNSALGRLSPEAFAATEKYPVVVVLDNIRSLNNVGSFFRTCDAFAMERIVLCGITATPPNKEIHKTALGAELTVRWDYEKLTTDALQQLRGEGYTLLAVEQVEKAARLTTFEVEKGKKYALVFGNEVDGVAQEAVDLCDGAVEIPQQGTKHSLNVAVSGGVVLWEFFRQMVLF; from the coding sequence ATGCAAAAAATCCCCAACAGCGCCCTGGGACGCCTCTCGCCCGAAGCTTTTGCCGCCACAGAAAAGTATCCGGTAGTCGTTGTACTGGACAATATCCGCAGCCTCAACAACGTCGGATCGTTCTTTCGCACCTGTGACGCATTTGCGATGGAACGCATTGTACTGTGCGGCATTACGGCAACCCCGCCCAATAAGGAGATTCACAAAACCGCGCTGGGCGCCGAACTGACCGTTCGCTGGGATTACGAAAAACTGACGACCGACGCGCTGCAGCAGCTACGCGGGGAAGGTTACACGCTGCTAGCCGTCGAACAGGTCGAAAAAGCCGCCCGATTGACCACATTTGAGGTGGAAAAAGGCAAAAAATACGCACTGGTATTCGGCAACGAGGTGGACGGCGTCGCCCAGGAGGCGGTCGATCTCTGCGACGGGGCCGTGGAAATTCCCCAACAGGGCACCAAGCATTCGCTCAACGTCGCAGTATCGGGCGGCGTGGTGCTGTGGGAGTTCTTCCGGCAGATGGTTTTGTTTTGA
- a CDS encoding HlyD family secretion protein, translated as MSELLNRRQRLRKRKKRNIILNTVCILLVLCAIVWTVDYFWRYFKYETTNDAVIDQYISPVGIRVSGYIKEVRFTEHQPVKAGDTLLVLDDREYRIRLKDAEAALMDARASKTVLGSGIAASEANVSVQEANIAETRARLWQLEQDYRRYENLLREESVSRQQYEQAKANYEAMKARLDALLRQKNAAESQYAETTNKRAGIEAGILRKEAELEMAQLNLSYTVVTAPYDGYMGRRTVEPGQLLQGGQTISYLIRSEDKWVTANYKETQIARIFIGQKVRIHVDALGDKTFHGTVTAISEATGSKYSLVPTDNSAGNFVKVQQRIPVRIDFDDVSPEEMQLLRAGMMVETEAKIR; from the coding sequence ATGTCGGAACTACTCAACAGGCGCCAGAGGCTCAGAAAGCGCAAAAAGCGCAACATCATCCTCAACACGGTCTGCATCCTGCTCGTGCTCTGCGCGATCGTGTGGACGGTCGATTACTTCTGGCGCTATTTCAAATACGAAACGACAAACGACGCGGTCATCGACCAGTATATCTCCCCGGTAGGCATCCGCGTGTCGGGTTACATCAAGGAGGTACGCTTTACCGAGCACCAACCGGTCAAGGCCGGGGATACGCTGCTCGTGCTCGACGACCGCGAATACCGGATCCGGCTGAAAGACGCCGAGGCGGCACTGATGGATGCCAGGGCTTCGAAAACGGTGCTCGGGTCGGGTATAGCCGCATCGGAAGCCAACGTATCGGTGCAGGAAGCCAACATAGCCGAAACCCGGGCGCGGTTGTGGCAATTGGAACAGGACTACCGGCGCTATGAAAACCTGCTGCGCGAAGAATCGGTTTCCCGGCAACAGTACGAACAGGCCAAAGCCAACTACGAAGCGATGAAAGCGCGCCTCGATGCCCTCCTTCGCCAAAAGAACGCGGCCGAATCGCAATATGCCGAAACGACGAACAAACGGGCCGGGATTGAAGCCGGCATACTGCGCAAAGAGGCGGAACTGGAAATGGCGCAACTGAACCTGTCGTACACGGTCGTAACGGCCCCTTACGACGGCTACATGGGACGGCGCACCGTCGAGCCGGGGCAACTGCTCCAGGGTGGACAAACGATCAGCTACCTGATCCGCAGCGAGGACAAATGGGTCACGGCAAACTACAAAGAGACCCAGATCGCCCGCATTTTCATCGGACAAAAAGTCCGTATCCACGTCGATGCGCTCGGGGACAAAACTTTCCACGGCACCGTAACGGCCATTTCGGAAGCGACGGGATCGAAATACTCGCTGGTGCCCACGGATAATTCGGCCGGTAACTTCGTCAAGGTGCAGCAGCGTATTCCGGTGCGGATCGATTTCGACGACGTTTCCCCGGAAGAGATGCAACTGTTGCGGGCGGGCATGATGGTCGAAACCGAAGCTAAAATCCGCTGA
- a CDS encoding TolC family protein: MGFKLRHMFLKASLSLLLVPLTTAAQPQVRTLSIDELFRLGIENSLRMQASRIGETLAGERAKSARSERLPGLNVGLSGGYLGQPVVFQQGLTQATRPDTPNWSNNYNIDLSQPLYEGGKIRYSIRQADLERQIASLSTENDRAEIKMLLLQQYVALYNLYKQTEVLQQNIDESTRRLEDIRRMRNEGLVTRNDEIRSELQLTNDRLALREARNDICIVSQQLDVVLGLDETLLIAPDTALLYTAAPVESYQRYVERAYANYPELKIARENTSLARNDIRIARANYLPTLSLHGANTLARPITRTMQDTYANNWNIGLALSYNLSSLYRNRHRVEEARHAVSLRENAEQQVMQAIRVNVRRACTKHQEALERVQALMLAVRQADENYRIVHNRYLNQLSILTDLLDASRVRLEAQMQLTAARAEVIYTYYQLLQTCGSL; the protein is encoded by the coding sequence ATGGGATTTAAGCTACGACACATGTTCCTGAAGGCATCGCTCTCCTTGTTGCTGGTGCCGCTCACAACCGCCGCACAACCTCAGGTGCGGACGCTGAGTATCGACGAACTGTTCCGGCTCGGCATAGAAAACAGCCTGCGTATGCAGGCATCCCGTATCGGGGAGACCCTGGCCGGAGAACGCGCAAAAAGCGCCCGCAGCGAAAGGCTGCCCGGCCTGAATGTAGGATTGTCCGGCGGCTATCTCGGGCAGCCCGTCGTTTTCCAGCAAGGATTGACCCAAGCCACGCGCCCCGACACCCCGAACTGGTCGAACAACTACAACATCGACCTTTCCCAACCTCTTTACGAAGGAGGGAAAATCCGGTACAGCATCCGGCAGGCAGATCTGGAACGGCAGATCGCCTCGCTCAGCACAGAAAACGACCGGGCGGAGATCAAAATGCTGCTGTTGCAACAATATGTCGCGCTGTACAACCTTTACAAGCAGACTGAGGTCTTGCAACAAAACATCGATGAATCGACGCGCCGGCTCGAGGACATCCGCCGGATGCGCAACGAGGGGCTCGTCACGCGCAACGACGAAATCCGCAGCGAACTGCAACTGACCAACGACCGGCTCGCCCTGCGCGAGGCCCGGAACGACATCTGTATCGTCTCACAGCAGCTGGACGTAGTGCTCGGCCTCGACGAAACGCTCCTGATCGCCCCCGACACCGCATTGCTGTACACAGCAGCTCCGGTGGAGAGCTACCAGAGGTACGTCGAACGGGCCTATGCGAACTATCCGGAATTGAAAATCGCGCGGGAAAATACCTCATTGGCCCGGAATGATATCCGGATCGCACGGGCGAACTACCTCCCCACCCTGTCGCTGCACGGCGCCAACACGCTGGCACGCCCGATCACAAGGACGATGCAGGACACGTATGCGAACAACTGGAATATCGGACTCGCGCTATCGTACAACCTCTCGTCGCTGTACCGCAACCGGCATCGCGTCGAAGAGGCGCGTCACGCGGTTTCGCTGCGTGAAAACGCAGAACAGCAGGTGATGCAGGCGATCCGGGTCAATGTGCGGCGCGCCTGCACGAAACACCAGGAAGCGCTCGAGCGCGTACAGGCACTGATGCTGGCCGTCCGCCAGGCGGACGAAAACTACCGCATCGTGCATAACCGCTACCTGAACCAACTCTCGATCCTCACCGACCTGCTCGATGCGAGCCGCGTCCGGCTCGAGGCACAAATGCAGCTGACGGCCGCACGCGCCGAAGTGATCTATACCTATTACCAACTGCTGCAAACATGCGGCAGCCTGTAA
- a CDS encoding MarR family winged helix-turn-helix transcriptional regulator: MTPNGEMARELNLQLLKTRMAFRQAVQRLLRKYEIGMTFEMLQILYQLRTLQGVSQQQLAEATARDKACITSLINNLEKKGWVQRKQSPDDRRARQIFLTDEGVRMSEQTKPLLKEIYDRIGAATPPRQMQECRKQLGKLNAILDGI, from the coding sequence ATGACACCGAACGGAGAAATGGCCCGCGAACTGAACCTGCAACTGCTGAAGACCCGGATGGCCTTCCGGCAGGCAGTCCAGCGCCTGCTGCGGAAATACGAAATCGGCATGACTTTCGAGATGCTCCAAATCCTGTACCAGCTCAGGACCCTGCAAGGTGTGAGCCAACAGCAACTGGCCGAAGCGACTGCACGGGACAAAGCGTGCATCACCAGCCTGATCAACAACCTCGAAAAAAAAGGATGGGTGCAACGGAAGCAGTCCCCCGACGACCGCCGTGCACGGCAGATCTTCCTGACCGACGAAGGTGTCCGCATGTCGGAACAAACCAAACCGCTGCTCAAGGAGATATACGACCGTATCGGAGCGGCAACGCCCCCCAGGCAGATGCAGGAGTGCCGGAAACAATTGGGAAAACTGAATGCGATACTGGATGGGATTTAA
- a CDS encoding MFS transporter has product MAAAPLSVPIRPWVPRWLGILTAFVIMLPVILINGAYTGSAVEISSTLGVLGEDIRMAYYATAAGIAVSYPLVPDVRKAVTTKTVLLIDLLLQALLSFICAQTTQMDIVIVCSFWIGILKGFAMIEVINMVKPLFSPADIRSEFYAYFYPIVFSGGQLSIALTAQLAYHYQWQHMYYFIILLLLVAVMFVLLFFRYSRLPLRFPVHEIDGRSVLLISSVLLLSIYVATYGQMLDWFASKKLVVYTVLIPFLLWLFIHRQQTLPKPYLKLDVLNDIKPLVGYLYMMLAMFFSSTSTLVTNYVNTVLHVDNVHANLLYLGLIPGFAVGGAICYWWFRYQRWKFRFLIAGGMACFTAYLAILYFGISPDATYEILYLPTFLKGLGMMIIFIAFGIYVVEDLPPSLTIYNAFFLISFRSALAPALSTSFFSNLLYRLQQQGLTRLADHTTALDPLAAQQYDNALHSALAQGHGIDEAGQIATQSLYSTLQTQTMLLELKTIFGYLLIFAIVATVVSRFIPFHKTVKVRIVKTGEDMV; this is encoded by the coding sequence ATGGCAGCCGCACCGCTCAGCGTCCCGATCCGCCCGTGGGTTCCCAGATGGCTGGGAATTCTCACTGCGTTCGTGATTATGCTGCCCGTAATCCTGATCAACGGCGCCTATACGGGCAGCGCGGTCGAAATCTCCTCTACGCTCGGAGTGCTGGGCGAGGACATCCGCATGGCCTATTACGCCACAGCAGCCGGGATCGCGGTCTCCTATCCGCTGGTACCGGACGTGCGGAAGGCCGTCACGACCAAAACCGTACTGCTGATCGACCTGTTGTTGCAGGCATTGCTCAGTTTCATCTGTGCGCAAACCACGCAGATGGATATCGTGATCGTATGCAGTTTCTGGATCGGCATACTGAAAGGATTCGCGATGATCGAAGTGATTAACATGGTCAAGCCGCTGTTCAGCCCGGCCGATATCCGCAGCGAATTCTACGCCTATTTCTATCCGATCGTATTCTCCGGGGGACAGCTCTCGATCGCGCTGACCGCGCAGCTCGCTTACCACTACCAATGGCAGCACATGTACTACTTCATTATCCTGCTGCTGCTGGTCGCCGTGATGTTCGTGCTGCTCTTTTTCCGGTACAGCCGCCTGCCGCTCAGGTTCCCGGTGCACGAAATCGACGGGCGCAGTGTCCTGCTGATTTCGTCGGTGCTGCTGCTCTCGATCTATGTGGCGACTTACGGCCAGATGCTCGACTGGTTCGCATCGAAGAAACTGGTCGTTTACACGGTACTGATTCCGTTTTTACTGTGGCTGTTTATCCACCGCCAGCAAACCTTGCCGAAACCCTACCTGAAACTCGACGTACTGAACGACATCAAACCATTGGTCGGCTACCTGTACATGATGCTAGCGATGTTCTTCTCCTCGACCAGCACGCTGGTTACGAACTATGTGAACACCGTCCTGCACGTGGACAATGTCCATGCGAACCTACTCTATCTGGGACTGATTCCCGGTTTTGCGGTAGGCGGGGCGATTTGCTACTGGTGGTTCCGCTACCAACGGTGGAAGTTCCGGTTCCTGATCGCCGGCGGCATGGCCTGCTTCACGGCCTATCTGGCGATCCTCTACTTCGGAATTTCACCCGACGCTACCTACGAGATACTCTACCTGCCCACTTTTCTCAAAGGGCTCGGGATGATGATTATTTTCATCGCATTCGGCATCTACGTGGTCGAGGACCTTCCGCCGAGCCTGACGATCTACAACGCATTTTTCCTGATTTCGTTCCGTTCGGCGCTCGCTCCCGCCCTGTCGACCTCTTTCTTCAGCAACCTACTCTACCGGCTGCAGCAACAAGGACTGACCCGGCTGGCCGACCATACGACTGCGCTCGATCCGCTCGCCGCACAACAATACGATAATGCGCTGCACAGTGCTCTTGCACAAGGGCACGGCATCGACGAAGCGGGTCAGATCGCGACCCAATCGCTCTACAGCACGCTGCAAACACAGACCATGCTGCTCGAGCTGAAAACCATTTTCGGCTACCTGCTGATTTTTGCAATCGTCGCGACGGTGGTCTCGCGTTTCATTCCGTTCCACAAGACCGTCAAGGTCCGGATAGTCAAGACCGGCGAAGATATGGTATAG
- a CDS encoding sodium-translocating pyrophosphatase: MSTPILFWLVPFASLVALFFAWYFFRGMMRQSEGTERMQQIAAHVRAGAMAYLRQQYKVVAIVFLLLALFFAFLAYGLGVQNNWVPFAFLTGGLFSGLAGYIGMRTATYASARTAHAAGQSLNSGLRVAFRSGAVMGLVVVGLGLLDISVWYLVLNHFVEGVTDSQKLMIITTTMLTFGMGASTQALFARVGGGIYTKAADVGADLVGKVEAGIPEDDPRNPATIADNVGDNVGDVAGMGADLYESYCGSILATAALGAAAFAGDMQLKAVLAPMLIAAVGILLSVIGIFLVRTKEGANMKQLLSALGLGVNVSAVLIAVLTFVILYTLQLDNWVGISFSVIVGLLAGIIIGQSTEYYTSHSYKPTKRIAQSAETGPATVIISGIGMGMISTAIPVLTISAAIILAYLCAIGFDFAHMLTAASLSQGLYGIGIAAVGMLSTLGITLATDAYGPIADNAGGNAEMSGLDPEVRKRTDALDALGNTTAATGKGFAIGSAALTALALLASYIEEVKIGLLHIGETSITLSNGTVKAITDANILDFVDYYHISMMNPNVLIGVFIGSMMAFLFCGLTMNAVGRAAQSMVEEVRRQFREIKGILEGKATPDYARCVEISTKGAQREMLLPSILAIVAPVLTGFIFGVAGVMGLLVGGLGAGFVLAIFMANSGGAWDNAKKFIEEGNHGGKGSECHKATVVGDTVGDPFKDTAGPSLNILIKLMSMVSIVVAGLTVAYSLM, from the coding sequence ATGAGTACACCGATTCTTTTCTGGCTTGTACCGTTCGCTTCGCTGGTCGCTCTCTTTTTCGCATGGTATTTCTTCCGCGGAATGATGCGCCAGAGCGAAGGCACCGAACGGATGCAGCAGATTGCCGCGCATGTCCGCGCGGGGGCCATGGCTTATCTGCGGCAGCAGTACAAGGTGGTCGCCATCGTTTTTCTCCTGTTAGCGCTTTTCTTTGCCTTCCTGGCTTACGGCCTCGGGGTGCAGAACAACTGGGTGCCGTTCGCCTTCCTGACCGGCGGCCTTTTCTCGGGTCTGGCCGGGTACATCGGGATGCGTACCGCAACATATGCTTCGGCCCGTACCGCCCATGCGGCAGGACAATCCCTTAACAGCGGCCTGCGGGTGGCTTTTCGCAGCGGCGCCGTGATGGGGCTCGTCGTGGTGGGGTTGGGCCTGCTCGATATTTCCGTATGGTATTTGGTCTTGAATCATTTTGTTGAAGGGGTGACCGATTCCCAAAAACTGATGATCATTACCACGACGATGCTGACTTTCGGTATGGGTGCTTCGACGCAGGCGTTGTTCGCGCGTGTCGGCGGCGGAATTTACACGAAAGCGGCCGATGTGGGCGCCGACCTGGTAGGTAAAGTCGAAGCGGGTATTCCCGAAGACGATCCGCGCAATCCGGCGACCATCGCCGATAACGTGGGCGACAATGTGGGCGACGTGGCCGGCATGGGCGCCGACCTCTATGAAAGCTATTGCGGCTCGATCCTCGCCACGGCGGCGCTCGGGGCGGCAGCTTTCGCCGGGGATATGCAGCTCAAAGCCGTGCTCGCCCCGATGCTGATCGCTGCGGTGGGAATTCTCCTTTCGGTGATAGGCATCTTTCTGGTGCGGACCAAAGAAGGGGCCAATATGAAGCAGTTGCTCAGTGCGCTGGGTCTCGGCGTCAACGTCAGTGCCGTGCTGATCGCTGTGCTGACCTTCGTTATTCTCTATACGTTGCAGCTCGACAATTGGGTGGGCATCTCGTTCTCGGTGATCGTCGGCCTGCTGGCGGGCATCATCATCGGCCAGTCTACCGAATATTATACTTCCCATTCGTATAAACCTACGAAACGTATTGCGCAGAGTGCCGAAACCGGTCCGGCAACCGTGATTATCTCCGGTATCGGAATGGGGATGATCTCTACCGCCATTCCGGTGCTGACCATTTCGGCGGCCATCATCCTTGCGTACCTGTGTGCGATCGGATTCGATTTCGCGCATATGCTGACGGCTGCGAGCCTCAGTCAGGGGCTCTATGGAATCGGTATTGCCGCCGTCGGCATGCTCTCCACACTGGGCATTACGTTGGCTACCGACGCTTACGGGCCTATTGCCGACAATGCGGGCGGTAACGCCGAAATGAGCGGCCTCGACCCGGAAGTACGCAAACGTACCGACGCGCTCGATGCGCTTGGCAATACGACCGCTGCGACGGGCAAAGGCTTTGCGATCGGTTCGGCCGCCCTGACGGCCCTTGCACTGCTCGCCTCTTATATCGAGGAGGTGAAGATCGGATTGCTACATATCGGTGAGACGTCAATTACGCTGTCGAACGGTACGGTGAAAGCGATTACCGATGCGAATATCCTCGATTTTGTCGATTATTACCACATTTCGATGATGAACCCCAACGTACTGATCGGGGTGTTTATCGGATCGATGATGGCCTTCCTGTTCTGCGGCCTTACGATGAATGCCGTGGGCCGTGCGGCGCAGAGCATGGTCGAGGAGGTGCGCCGCCAGTTCCGTGAAATCAAAGGGATTCTCGAAGGCAAGGCGACCCCCGATTATGCGCGGTGTGTCGAGATTTCGACCAAAGGCGCGCAGCGAGAGATGTTGCTGCCGTCGATCCTGGCTATTGTGGCACCTGTGCTGACCGGATTTATTTTCGGCGTAGCCGGAGTGATGGGATTGTTGGTCGGCGGTCTCGGGGCCGGGTTCGTCCTGGCGATTTTTATGGCCAATTCGGGCGGTGCCTGGGACAATGCGAAGAAATTTATCGAAGAGGGTAACCATGGAGGTAAGGGTTCAGAATGCCATAAGGCTACCGTGGTAGGAGACACTGTCGGCGATCCGTTCAAGGATACCGCCGGCCCGTCGCTCAACATCCTGATCAAGCTGATGAGCATGGTCTCGATCGTCGTAGCCGGTCTGACCGTTGCCTATAGTTTGATGTAG
- a CDS encoding beta-galactosidase, whose amino-acid sequence MKIRNLPVLLLCCTLLAAIPPTVQGAMPKSGEIKPYRGRPTIHVNGTPMTPDIYALTHATGARWSWEEVPQHNVRNFYDIGFRLFQLDFWLSDIWPKDGSPLDVSLAQKQIRGVLDVAPDACIILRVHTDAPYWWNEANRDQCTEYADGPIQEYYKPGPPHNNEDFSIMRSLRASLASQKWKQEAGEKLVEFCKKLSQTEEGDAVIGMHISGGIYGEWHYWGFVDHDPDTGKAMTAYFRNWLRNKYGTDKKLQQAWNSAQWTLETATVPGVEERTKTQFGQFKDPKAERRVIDYIAAQQEAVVEDIEYFCRLAKESWPRPLITGVFYGYLHMTFNRQSVGGHLLVERILDCPWIDYLAAPQTYYKFSRKLGGSGMPRGIVESAALHGKLWFDEMDNGELARRVCHDAVRYLERYDADYAPVLRRSVVLPLMRGGVWYYDFGIRESLGWFDDPVYLQSIADEKALFDKQLNVPHKSEADVLYVWSQESYYYLKPQSTPISSNVIDHSIEEALRSGTVGDHIYDFDLDKVNLDQYKAVIFMNSYVLSSEQRKFIREKVAQNGRTLIYNYLTGVTDGETIGLPLTEKLSGVKLALQNATEPQTLHFTDPESEFTFKGVVEPFAVITDPQAEPLATLGGRPDVVVARKNFPTHTAVYATLPVNGTDVFRKLLRDAGCHVYNDRNDFTYVNSGIMLIHSLDGGQRTIRLRNGKELNLTLPEKSNTVLDANTGEVLLKEIPKTYPKVK is encoded by the coding sequence ATGAAAATCCGAAACCTTCCGGTCCTGTTGCTTTGCTGCACATTGCTCGCAGCCATTCCCCCAACCGTACAGGGCGCCATGCCGAAATCCGGCGAAATAAAACCTTACCGGGGACGACCCACGATCCACGTAAACGGCACCCCGATGACTCCGGACATCTATGCGCTGACACATGCCACCGGCGCACGCTGGAGTTGGGAAGAGGTACCGCAGCATAACGTCCGCAACTTCTACGACATCGGTTTCCGGCTGTTCCAACTCGATTTCTGGCTGTCGGATATCTGGCCCAAGGACGGCTCGCCGCTCGACGTTTCGCTCGCTCAAAAACAGATTCGCGGCGTACTGGACGTAGCCCCCGACGCCTGCATCATCCTCAGGGTGCACACCGACGCCCCCTACTGGTGGAACGAGGCGAACCGCGACCAGTGCACCGAATATGCGGACGGTCCCATACAGGAATACTACAAACCGGGGCCGCCGCACAACAACGAGGATTTCAGCATCATGCGTTCGCTCAGGGCCAGCCTCGCGTCACAAAAATGGAAACAAGAGGCAGGAGAGAAACTGGTCGAATTCTGCAAGAAACTCTCACAAACCGAAGAAGGCGACGCCGTAATCGGCATGCACATTTCGGGTGGCATCTACGGCGAATGGCACTACTGGGGCTTCGTCGACCACGATCCGGATACGGGAAAAGCGATGACCGCCTATTTCCGCAACTGGCTCCGCAACAAGTACGGTACGGATAAAAAGCTGCAACAGGCATGGAATTCGGCACAATGGACGTTGGAAACCGCAACGGTGCCGGGTGTGGAAGAGCGCACGAAGACGCAGTTCGGCCAGTTCAAGGACCCCAAAGCTGAGCGCCGCGTGATCGACTACATCGCCGCGCAGCAGGAGGCTGTGGTCGAAGACATCGAATACTTCTGCCGGTTGGCCAAAGAGAGTTGGCCCCGCCCGCTGATCACGGGCGTCTTTTACGGCTACCTGCACATGACCTTCAACCGGCAGTCGGTCGGCGGCCACCTGCTCGTGGAGCGCATCCTCGACTGCCCCTGGATCGACTACCTGGCCGCACCGCAAACCTATTATAAGTTTTCGCGCAAACTGGGCGGCAGCGGCATGCCCCGCGGAATCGTCGAATCGGCCGCGCTGCACGGCAAACTCTGGTTCGACGAGATGGACAACGGAGAGTTGGCCCGGCGCGTCTGCCACGATGCGGTACGTTACCTGGAACGTTATGACGCCGACTATGCGCCGGTACTGCGCCGCAGCGTCGTATTGCCACTGATGCGCGGCGGGGTATGGTATTATGACTTCGGCATCCGCGAAAGCCTCGGCTGGTTCGACGATCCGGTTTACCTGCAATCGATCGCCGACGAAAAAGCGCTGTTCGACAAGCAACTGAACGTACCCCACAAATCCGAGGCGGACGTACTCTACGTCTGGAGCCAGGAGAGTTACTATTACCTCAAGCCCCAAAGTACGCCCATCTCGTCGAACGTGATCGACCACTCGATCGAAGAGGCGCTGCGTAGCGGCACCGTGGGCGACCATATTTACGATTTCGATCTCGACAAGGTGAATCTCGACCAATACAAGGCGGTGATATTCATGAACAGTTATGTGCTGTCGTCCGAACAGCGGAAATTTATCCGGGAGAAAGTAGCACAAAACGGCAGGACCTTGATATATAACTACCTGACGGGCGTGACCGACGGCGAAACGATCGGCCTGCCGCTGACCGAGAAACTTTCGGGCGTAAAACTTGCGTTGCAAAACGCAACCGAACCGCAAACGCTCCATTTCACCGACCCGGAATCGGAGTTTACCTTCAAAGGCGTCGTAGAGCCCTTTGCGGTCATTACCGATCCGCAGGCCGAACCGTTGGCGACACTCGGGGGACGCCCGGACGTGGTCGTGGCCCGCAAAAATTTTCCGACCCACACGGCGGTATACGCCACGCTACCGGTCAACGGCACCGACGTATTCCGTAAACTGCTGCGCGATGCAGGCTGCCATGTTTACAACGACCGGAACGACTTCACTTACGTCAACAGCGGCATCATGCTGATCCACTCGCTCGACGGCGGACAGCGCACGATCCGCCTCCGCAACGGAAAAGAGTTGAACCTGACGCTGCCCGAAAAGTCGAACACGGTACTGGATGCCAATACGGGTGAAGTCCTGCTCAAAGAGATTCCGAAAACCTACCCCAAGGTAAAATAA